Proteins encoded by one window of uncultured Celeribacter sp.:
- the plsX gene encoding phosphate acyltransferase PlsX: protein MSAASAETEAQRKGRLGARAGVKVTLSVDAMGGDRGPATVVAGIARSASKNPALDFILHGPAAELEKLVRKRRVLRDRVEIRDVTGVVTMDEKPSQAMRRTDTSMRSAIDAVKDGAAQACVSCGNTGALMATSMIRLRKLDGINRPAIACLWPSRNDQGFNVMLDVGADIRADARDLLQYAMMGASYARNGLGLDVPRVGLLNVGTEEHKGRAELKEANELIANAAQIGGYDFKGFVEGGDIPGDRVDVIVTDGFTGNIALKTGEGTAKLVGDFLKEAFKATPLSRIAALLALTSLKRLQKRIDPRRVNGGVFLGLKGTVVKSHGSADATGVSAAIKLAYELASTGFTERLAARVASADASAQNDPTS, encoded by the coding sequence CGTGAAAGTGACGCTTTCAGTCGACGCCATGGGCGGAGATCGTGGACCGGCGACCGTTGTCGCCGGTATTGCACGTTCTGCCTCCAAGAATCCTGCGCTGGATTTCATCCTCCATGGCCCTGCTGCGGAGCTTGAAAAACTGGTGCGCAAGCGCCGTGTGCTTCGTGATCGTGTTGAAATTCGCGACGTGACGGGCGTTGTCACCATGGACGAAAAGCCCAGCCAGGCCATGCGCCGCACCGACACCTCGATGCGCTCCGCCATTGATGCGGTGAAAGACGGCGCGGCTCAGGCTTGTGTGTCTTGTGGCAACACCGGCGCCTTGATGGCCACATCTATGATCCGCCTGCGCAAGCTCGACGGCATCAACCGGCCTGCCATCGCCTGCCTCTGGCCCTCGCGCAACGATCAGGGCTTCAACGTCATGCTGGATGTCGGCGCCGACATCCGCGCCGATGCCCGTGACCTGTTGCAATATGCCATGATGGGCGCCTCTTATGCGCGCAACGGGCTTGGCCTCGATGTGCCCCGTGTCGGGCTTTTGAACGTCGGCACCGAAGAGCACAAAGGCCGCGCAGAACTCAAAGAGGCCAACGAGTTGATCGCAAATGCGGCCCAGATCGGCGGCTATGATTTCAAAGGCTTCGTCGAAGGCGGCGACATCCCCGGCGACCGCGTCGATGTGATCGTGACCGACGGATTTACGGGCAATATCGCGCTGAAAACCGGCGAGGGCACTGCGAAACTTGTGGGCGACTTCCTCAAAGAGGCCTTCAAAGCCACGCCCTTGTCGCGCATCGCCGCGCTTTTGGCGCTCACATCGCTCAAACGCCTGCAAAAACGAATCGACCCGCGCCGGGTGAATGGTGGCGTGTTCCTGGGCCTCAAGGGCACCGTGGTCAAATCGCATGGCTCGGCGGACGCGACCGGCGTTTCTGCTGCCATCAAACTGGCCTATGAACTGGCCTCCACCGGGTTCACCGAACGTTTGGCCGCACGGGTTGCATCCGCCGACGCCTCGGCGCAAAATGACCCAACGTCATAA
- a CDS encoding beta-ketoacyl-ACP synthase III has protein sequence MTIRAVVTGVGHYLPARVVENAEFEETLDTTDEWIRTRSGIERRHFAAEGETTSMMGTAAALAALESAGIEASEIDAVIVATSTPDLTFPSVATMIQNELGMSCGFAFDVQAVCAGFIYALSNANAQIVSGQAEKVLVIGAETFSRIMDWEDRSTCVLFGDGAGALVLEAQEGKGTPEDRGILAVDLNSDGQYKDMLYVDGGVSTTGTSGKLRMQGNALFRQAVQKLASTAETAIGKAGLSSDDIDWIVPHQANIRIIEGTAKKLGHSMDQVVVTVQDHGNTSAASIPLAMSVGVARGQIKKGDVCVAEAIGGGLAWGAVVIRW, from the coding sequence ATGACAATCCGGGCAGTCGTCACCGGCGTGGGTCACTACCTCCCCGCACGCGTGGTCGAAAACGCAGAGTTCGAAGAAACCCTCGACACAACAGACGAATGGATTCGCACGCGCTCCGGCATCGAGCGGCGCCACTTCGCCGCCGAGGGCGAAACCACTTCGATGATGGGCACCGCCGCCGCGCTTGCTGCATTGGAAAGCGCCGGGATTGAGGCTTCGGAAATCGACGCCGTGATCGTCGCCACTTCGACGCCCGATCTGACCTTCCCCTCTGTCGCCACGATGATCCAAAACGAGCTGGGCATGAGCTGCGGTTTTGCCTTTGACGTTCAGGCCGTCTGCGCCGGGTTCATCTACGCGCTCTCCAATGCCAACGCCCAGATCGTCTCCGGTCAGGCGGAAAAAGTTCTGGTGATTGGCGCGGAAACATTTAGCCGCATCATGGACTGGGAAGATCGTTCGACCTGTGTGCTCTTTGGCGATGGCGCGGGCGCCTTGGTGCTTGAGGCCCAGGAGGGCAAAGGCACGCCCGAAGATCGCGGCATTCTCGCGGTCGATCTGAATTCCGACGGTCAATATAAAGACATGCTTTATGTCGATGGCGGCGTGTCCACCACCGGCACCTCCGGCAAGCTGCGGATGCAGGGCAATGCGCTCTTCCGTCAAGCGGTCCAGAAACTCGCCTCCACCGCCGAAACCGCGATTGGAAAGGCGGGGCTCAGCTCCGACGACATCGACTGGATCGTGCCGCATCAGGCCAATATCCGCATCATCGAGGGCACCGCGAAGAAACTCGGGCATTCGATGGATCAGGTCGTCGTCACCGTGCAGGATCACGGCAACACCTCCGCCGCCTCCATCCCCCTGGCCATGTCCGTGGGTGTTGCGCGCGGTCAGATCAAAAAAGGCGACGTCTGCGTCGCCGAGGCGATCGGTGGCGGTCTGGCCTGGGGGGCGGTGGTCATTCGCTGGTAA
- the ihfA gene encoding integration host factor subunit alpha has protein sequence MSKTLTRMDLSEAVFREVGLSRNESATLVESVLAHISDALVEGETVKISSFGTFSVRAKSERVGRNPKTGDEAPIPARRVLTFRPSHLMKDRVADGNKS, from the coding sequence ATGAGCAAGACTTTGACACGTATGGACCTGAGCGAAGCCGTGTTTCGCGAGGTGGGCCTGAGCCGAAATGAATCCGCCACGCTGGTCGAAAGCGTGCTGGCACATATTTCCGACGCGTTGGTCGAGGGCGAAACGGTCAAAATCTCTTCCTTCGGCACCTTCTCCGTGCGCGCCAAATCCGAACGTGTGGGCCGCAATCCGAAGACCGGCGACGAAGCCCCGATCCCGGCGCGCCGGGTGTTGACCTTCCGCCCGTCGCATTTGATGAAAGATCGGGTTGCCGACGGCAACAAATCCTAA